From the Lancefieldella sp. Marseille-Q7238 genome, one window contains:
- a CDS encoding ferrous iron transporter B, whose product MSDKTIIGLAGNPNCGKTTLFNELTGSNGYVGNWPGVTVEKKQATWRADKNVTFVDLPGIYSLSPYSPEETVSRDYIVNERPDAIINLLDVTNLERNLYLTTQVLEAGRPVVVGLNMIDLLKERGDVIDTAVLSEKLGVPVVEVSALRNTNVTELIKTAVEAGKKGVPSQGPKCFSPEVEKALEKIADLIADAAPAALSRWYSIKVFERDASAIAPLGLSAEKDAQLEDIISAVEKSRDDDAESIITSDRYEWIATVMAAAVKKAPKKLTRSEKIDRIVTNRILGLPIFIAVMTLVYFLAISTVGTAATDWVNDNLFGEGFHVFGIGDAEYNEAKEEFDEHHYGDTIDAYFDAAEEAGIDVEAAKAAVEAKEWDSEDLANFIEEASKQNVIATTTPLHDEDGNLIDTDDNPVRLDADGQPILAEGQVLKTAGGVTADGFKTAIEGAATEPEASDYGVWSPSIPDVVKDALEGAGASPAVVSLVVDGIIGGVGAVLGFIPQMLVFFILLSFLEDCGYMSRVAFVMDRVFRRFGLSGKSFIPLLISSGCGVPGVLSTRTIENEKDRRMTAMLTTMIPCSAKQPIIALVMGVLIGGSSDWWIAPMFYFMGVAAIIISAIMLKKTKPFAGEPAPFVMELPDYHMPSIRSWAMHVWERISAYIVKAGTIIFAAAVGIWALSNFGWATWDGGNGAFGFLPGFDGAPDAVMDYSLLAAVGGFLSVIFAPLGFANWQATAASISALIAKENLVSTFGVLYGLGEASEKSVTMWTGFGSMFTDPNGVLHVGAMCAFVAFNMLDAPCFAAIGTIRRQMDSPKWFWFAIGYQCIFAWVVGLIINQLWELFVLGTFGVWTVVALIFLAAILFQLFRPVPKWDKKDDKILSSLNVASAK is encoded by the coding sequence ATGTCCGATAAAACCATCATCGGTCTCGCAGGTAACCCAAACTGCGGTAAGACCACTTTGTTTAACGAGCTTACTGGCTCAAACGGATACGTCGGCAACTGGCCGGGCGTTACCGTTGAAAAGAAGCAGGCGACATGGCGCGCCGATAAAAACGTCACCTTTGTCGATTTGCCTGGCATTTACTCGTTGTCACCGTACTCTCCTGAAGAAACGGTTTCGCGAGACTACATCGTAAACGAGCGCCCCGACGCCATCATCAACCTGCTTGACGTTACCAACCTCGAGCGCAACCTCTATCTGACGACGCAGGTTCTTGAGGCGGGTCGTCCGGTAGTTGTCGGTCTGAACATGATCGACCTGCTCAAGGAGCGCGGCGACGTCATTGATACGGCAGTGTTGTCCGAGAAGCTCGGCGTACCTGTTGTCGAGGTTTCAGCGCTGCGCAACACAAACGTTACGGAACTCATTAAGACCGCAGTTGAGGCTGGCAAGAAGGGTGTGCCTTCGCAGGGTCCCAAGTGCTTCTCGCCAGAGGTGGAAAAGGCGCTCGAAAAGATTGCCGACCTTATCGCCGACGCCGCTCCCGCCGCGCTTTCTCGCTGGTACTCCATTAAGGTCTTTGAGCGCGACGCGTCTGCCATTGCTCCTCTCGGTCTTTCTGCCGAGAAGGACGCCCAGCTTGAAGACATTATTTCTGCTGTCGAGAAGTCTCGCGATGATGACGCGGAGTCGATTATTACGTCTGACCGCTACGAGTGGATCGCAACGGTCATGGCGGCGGCCGTTAAGAAGGCTCCCAAGAAGCTGACGCGTTCCGAGAAGATCGACCGCATCGTTACCAATCGTATCCTGGGTCTTCCTATCTTTATCGCGGTTATGACGCTCGTATATTTCCTGGCCATTTCAACGGTGGGCACCGCCGCGACCGACTGGGTGAACGATAACCTGTTCGGTGAAGGCTTCCATGTGTTTGGCATTGGTGATGCTGAATATAACGAGGCCAAAGAAGAATTTGATGAGCACCACTACGGAGATACCATCGACGCCTACTTTGATGCCGCTGAAGAGGCTGGCATTGATGTTGAGGCCGCTAAAGCTGCGGTTGAGGCAAAGGAATGGGACTCTGAGGACCTCGCGAATTTCATTGAGGAAGCCTCCAAGCAAAATGTCATTGCGACAACCACGCCACTGCATGATGAGGACGGCAACCTGATTGATACCGATGATAATCCGGTCAGACTGGATGCTGATGGTCAGCCGATTCTTGCTGAAGGTCAGGTGCTCAAGACAGCCGGCGGCGTAACCGCTGATGGCTTTAAGACTGCTATCGAGGGCGCGGCCACTGAACCCGAGGCTTCCGATTACGGCGTCTGGTCACCAAGTATTCCTGACGTGGTGAAGGATGCTCTTGAGGGAGCAGGTGCAAGTCCTGCTGTTGTCAGCCTGGTCGTTGACGGTATCATTGGCGGCGTTGGTGCCGTTCTTGGCTTCATTCCGCAGATGCTCGTCTTCTTCATCTTGCTGTCCTTCCTTGAGGACTGCGGCTACATGAGCCGTGTGGCCTTCGTTATGGACCGTGTGTTCCGTCGCTTTGGTCTGTCCGGCAAGTCCTTCATTCCGCTTCTGATTTCTTCTGGCTGTGGCGTTCCCGGCGTTCTTTCTACGCGTACTATTGAAAACGAGAAGGACCGTCGTATGACCGCCATGCTTACCACGATGATTCCGTGCTCTGCTAAGCAGCCGATCATCGCCTTAGTCATGGGCGTTCTTATCGGTGGCTCCAGCGACTGGTGGATTGCCCCCATGTTCTACTTCATGGGCGTTGCCGCTATTATCATTTCGGCGATTATGCTGAAGAAGACGAAGCCCTTTGCCGGCGAGCCCGCTCCGTTCGTCATGGAGCTGCCGGACTACCACATGCCGTCCATCAGATCGTGGGCCATGCACGTGTGGGAGCGCATCTCCGCTTACATCGTAAAAGCGGGTACGATTATCTTTGCCGCAGCTGTCGGTATCTGGGCTCTTTCCAACTTCGGCTGGGCTACCTGGGACGGTGGCAATGGCGCCTTCGGGTTCCTTCCCGGCTTTGACGGCGCTCCTGACGCTGTTATGGACTACTCGCTGCTTGCGGCTGTTGGCGGCTTCCTGAGCGTTATTTTCGCACCGCTTGGTTTTGCAAACTGGCAAGCCACCGCGGCGTCTATCTCCGCGCTTATCGCGAAGGAGAACCTTGTTTCCACCTTTGGCGTTCTGTACGGTCTGGGTGAAGCTTCGGAGAAGTCCGTTACCATGTGGACCGGCTTCGGCAGCATGTTTACCGATCCCAACGGCGTTCTCCACGTCGGCGCTATGTGCGCGTTTGTGGCGTTCAATATGCTTGACGCTCCGTGCTTCGCTGCAATCGGTACTATCCGTCGTCAGATGGACAGCCCCAAGTGGTTCTGGTTTGCCATTGGCTATCAGTGCATCTTTGCCTGGGTCGTCGGCTTGATTATCAATCAGCTTTGGGAGCTCTTCGTCCTCGGTACGTTTGGCGTGTGGACCGTGGTCGCGTTGATCTTCCTAGCGGCCATTCTCTTCCAGCTCTTCCGTCCGGTTCCCAAGTGGGATAAGAAAGACGACAAGATTCTCTCCAGCCTGAACGTTGCTTCTGCGAAGTAA
- a CDS encoding ferrous iron transport protein A: MSTLKEVKVGQSCTVAKLTGTGAVKRRIMDMGLTKGTEVHVKKVAPLGDPIELTVRGYELSIRKDEAASIEVTDVH, from the coding sequence ATGTCCACTCTGAAGGAAGTGAAGGTGGGGCAGAGTTGCACTGTTGCCAAATTGACTGGCACCGGTGCGGTAAAGCGCCGCATCATGGATATGGGCCTTACCAAAGGAACTGAGGTTCATGTAAAAAAGGTTGCCCCGCTCGGTGACCCTATTGAGCTCACCGTTCGCGGCTATGAGCTCTCCATCCGCAAGGATGAAGCGGCAAGTATCGAAGTCACCGATGTTCACTAG
- a CDS encoding glutathione peroxidase, protein MSTNIYDLSVTDRTGTSVPLFSYKGKVLLVVNTATGCGFTPQYEDLEKIYSEFRDKGFEILDFPCNQFAGQAPESDDEIHQFCTMKFGTEFPQFKKIDVNGETADPLFSRLATALPFKGFGHSPKALLLKPFSDKNNKQFGDKAYIMWNFTKFLIDRKGNLVSRFEPTVDMKKVEAAVKDLVETNVE, encoded by the coding sequence ATGAGCACCAACATATATGATTTGTCTGTTACCGACCGCACGGGCACGTCCGTTCCTCTTTTCTCCTATAAGGGAAAGGTGCTGCTTGTTGTCAACACCGCGACCGGCTGCGGTTTCACCCCGCAGTACGAGGACCTGGAGAAGATTTATTCTGAGTTTCGCGACAAGGGCTTTGAGATTCTCGACTTCCCGTGCAACCAATTTGCCGGCCAGGCTCCTGAATCTGACGATGAAATTCATCAATTCTGCACCATGAAATTCGGGACTGAGTTTCCACAGTTCAAGAAAATTGATGTCAACGGCGAGACAGCAGATCCACTCTTTTCTCGCCTTGCCACCGCGCTGCCGTTTAAGGGATTCGGCCACAGCCCCAAAGCGCTTCTGCTCAAGCCTTTCTCGGATAAGAACAACAAACAATTTGGCGACAAGGCCTACATCATGTGGAACTTCACCAAGTTTTTGATTGACCGAAAGGGCAATCTTGTCTCGCGCTTTGAGCCGACGGTCGACATGAAAAAGGTTGAAGCCGCCGTTAAGGACCTCGTTGAGACCAATGTCGAATAA
- a CDS encoding FeoA family protein — MAVEHTDTQGTSQLPLAMLGEGETARIVQVKGASELRQHLATLGFVEGAEVTVASRVNGDVIVSVKGARLGLNRQMSSHIMVTL, encoded by the coding sequence ATGGCCGTAGAACATACAGACACTCAAGGGACGTCTCAGCTTCCGCTGGCAATGCTTGGCGAGGGCGAGACTGCCCGTATCGTGCAGGTTAAAGGAGCGTCTGAGCTGCGCCAGCATCTGGCAACTTTGGGATTTGTCGAGGGAGCTGAGGTGACGGTCGCTTCACGCGTCAATGGAGACGTGATTGTGAGCGTTAAAGGCGCTCGCTTAGGTCTCAATCGTCAAATGTCCAGTCACATCATGGTGACTCTTTAA
- a CDS encoding heavy metal translocating P-type ATPase — translation MRFTITNEIAGRIRMRCDLGFIDEGEARGIAYDLMRSGLVRHAEVHPANCSLLVRFDPAKRAEVLAFIAAFDPLKLPREDEAGLEDFCNAIEMASENNRFQMQLVYVFMRRWLFRFLPLPLVMQRVWVMLRAVPFLRAGWQRLVQRELKVELLDAAAISASIMSGNWGEAGQIMFLLNLSGVMEDHVASRARLALRNGLITRADNVWVVIDGQDVRIPIASVTKGQILHLNAGSVLPVDGSVVEGEGELNEASMTGESRLVHKHEGSTVYAGTALEDGDLKIRVTAPPGVSRIDGIVEMVEQSAQLKAGAQSKAERLSDALVPYNFVAFFALLAITRNIQKAMTVLMVDYSCAIKLSTPVAVGSAMDEAAKFGMTVKGGKYLEKFAAADLIVFDKTGTLTRAVPHVEGVISFDDRSKNELLKLAACIEEHFPHSMARAIVSEAERRGLDHQKELHAEVKYVVAHGIRTQVNGKEVCIGSSHFLFDDEGVVYPDGARERIYASAPTASIIYVAEDGKLVGAICISDPLREEAASVISRLRALGVKRFVMLTGDSENVAANVAAQLGLDEYISRVLPEDKRSYVEKYRAEGYTVAMVGDGINDSPALAASDVSLAMSDASDIARAVADISIRNASLESLVVMRLLSQRVMQRIHRDYRAIVALNTGFIAGGVTGLITTTTAASLHNELTFAVTVANTRPLLTGALT, via the coding sequence ATGCGTTTTACCATTACAAATGAAATAGCCGGTCGCATCCGTATGCGGTGCGACCTTGGTTTCATTGATGAGGGAGAAGCTCGCGGTATCGCTTATGACCTTATGCGTTCGGGGCTGGTGCGGCATGCGGAAGTCCATCCCGCCAACTGCTCGTTGCTGGTGCGGTTCGACCCCGCGAAGCGCGCGGAGGTTCTGGCTTTTATAGCGGCCTTTGACCCGCTTAAACTTCCTCGCGAAGACGAAGCGGGCCTTGAAGACTTTTGCAATGCCATTGAGATGGCAAGCGAGAATAACCGCTTTCAGATGCAGCTGGTCTATGTCTTTATGCGCCGGTGGCTGTTCCGCTTCCTGCCACTTCCTTTGGTTATGCAGCGCGTTTGGGTGATGCTTCGCGCCGTTCCGTTTTTGAGAGCGGGCTGGCAGCGTCTTGTGCAGCGCGAGCTCAAGGTTGAACTTCTTGACGCGGCGGCCATTTCCGCATCCATCATGAGCGGTAATTGGGGAGAAGCAGGCCAAATCATGTTCCTGCTTAACCTGTCGGGCGTTATGGAAGATCATGTAGCCAGCCGCGCGCGTCTTGCGCTGCGCAACGGCTTGATTACCCGAGCCGATAACGTCTGGGTAGTTATTGACGGTCAGGACGTTCGCATCCCTATTGCATCCGTCACAAAAGGACAGATTCTGCATCTTAACGCGGGCAGTGTTTTGCCTGTTGATGGCAGTGTCGTGGAGGGTGAGGGCGAGCTTAACGAAGCGTCCATGACCGGAGAGTCCCGTCTTGTGCACAAGCATGAAGGTTCTACCGTTTATGCAGGTACAGCTCTTGAAGACGGTGATTTGAAGATTCGGGTTACCGCGCCTCCCGGCGTTTCTCGCATTGACGGTATCGTTGAGATGGTTGAGCAGTCGGCTCAGCTTAAAGCTGGAGCTCAGTCAAAGGCTGAACGTCTGTCTGACGCGCTGGTTCCCTATAACTTCGTGGCGTTCTTCGCTCTTCTCGCTATAACGCGCAACATCCAAAAGGCCATGACGGTGTTGATGGTCGATTATTCGTGCGCCATTAAGCTGTCGACGCCGGTTGCCGTGGGCAGCGCGATGGATGAGGCCGCCAAGTTTGGAATGACTGTCAAAGGCGGTAAATATCTCGAGAAGTTCGCCGCCGCCGATCTTATCGTTTTTGACAAAACGGGCACTCTGACCCGAGCCGTACCGCATGTTGAGGGTGTCATTAGCTTTGACGACCGCTCTAAAAACGAGCTTTTGAAGCTGGCTGCCTGTATTGAGGAGCACTTTCCGCACAGCATGGCTCGCGCGATTGTCTCCGAGGCCGAGCGCCGTGGCCTTGATCACCAAAAAGAGCTCCACGCTGAGGTCAAATATGTTGTGGCACATGGTATTCGCACGCAGGTCAACGGTAAGGAAGTCTGCATAGGCTCCTCGCACTTTCTGTTTGACGATGAGGGCGTGGTGTATCCGGACGGCGCACGTGAGCGCATTTACGCATCGGCGCCAACCGCGTCCATTATTTACGTGGCGGAAGACGGAAAGCTGGTAGGCGCAATCTGCATCAGTGACCCGCTGCGCGAAGAGGCTGCTTCGGTCATCTCGCGGCTGCGTGCATTGGGCGTCAAGCGCTTTGTGATGTTGACAGGCGATTCCGAAAATGTCGCTGCAAATGTGGCGGCGCAGCTTGGCCTTGACGAATACATTTCGCGTGTGCTTCCGGAGGACAAGCGCTCTTACGTCGAGAAGTACCGGGCGGAAGGTTATACCGTCGCTATGGTCGGCGATGGCATCAACGACTCGCCAGCGCTGGCGGCATCGGACGTGTCGCTGGCAATGTCGGACGCAAGCGATATCGCGCGAGCCGTCGCGGACATTTCCATTCGCAATGCGTCGCTTGAATCGCTGGTTGTTATGCGCCTGCTTTCGCAGCGCGTGATGCAGCGCATTCATCGTGATTATCGAGCCATTGTCGCTTTGAACACGGGATTTATTGCCGGAGGCGTGACCGGGCTTATCACTACGACAACGGCGGCGTCGCTGCATAATGAGTTGACCTTTGCGGTGACGGTGGCTAATACGCGACCCTTGTTGACAGGCGCTCTCACGTAA
- a CDS encoding cation diffusion facilitator family transporter — protein MSDTSHTSNHPGTNSAAGRVHVRNREKVIVRTSIIGIAVNVALAAFKAAVGLLSNSIAVVLDAVNNLSDAISSIITIAGTKLSNREADREHPFGHGRIEYITTTVIAAIIMYAGISSLIESIKGIVNPETPAYSTTSLVIIAVAVVVKILLGRFVQAKGRQVRSDTLIASGSDALFDAVISTSVLAAALIFTFTSISLEAYVGVVIAGFIIKAAIEMLRDAMKEIIGMRSDSELSIRVAEIVANDPEAEGVYDLILHSYGPDRYVGSFHTEISDQMTASEIDTMTRRLTNEIYDQTDGQIIMAAIGIYARNTQDNAVIEMRTEVTKIAMQHDGVIQVHGFTANMDEKYMAFDMVVVFGIDSEALMHHIMSDISEKYPDFSLNIKIDRDTSDLASMSCELDADPYRK, from the coding sequence ATGAGCGATACCTCACATACCTCAAATCATCCCGGAACAAACTCCGCGGCAGGCCGCGTCCATGTGCGAAATCGCGAGAAGGTCATTGTTCGCACCAGCATTATCGGCATCGCAGTAAATGTGGCGCTTGCCGCGTTCAAAGCCGCGGTCGGGCTGCTTTCAAATTCCATCGCGGTAGTGCTTGACGCTGTCAACAACCTGTCCGATGCCATCTCGTCCATCATCACGATTGCGGGCACCAAGCTTTCCAACCGCGAAGCTGACCGTGAGCATCCGTTTGGCCACGGGCGCATCGAATACATCACCACGACCGTTATCGCCGCAATCATCATGTACGCGGGCATCTCTTCGCTGATAGAGTCTATTAAAGGGATTGTGAACCCTGAAACGCCCGCCTACTCCACCACCTCATTAGTCATCATTGCCGTGGCGGTTGTCGTAAAAATTCTTCTCGGGCGCTTTGTGCAGGCTAAGGGCCGGCAAGTCCGCTCCGACACGCTCATTGCTTCAGGCTCCGATGCCCTGTTCGACGCTGTGATTTCCACGTCAGTCCTCGCCGCCGCGTTGATTTTCACGTTCACGAGCATCAGCTTGGAAGCGTACGTTGGCGTCGTGATTGCAGGCTTCATCATCAAGGCTGCCATTGAGATGCTCAGAGACGCCATGAAAGAGATTATCGGCATGCGCTCGGACTCCGAGCTTTCCATCCGCGTTGCCGAAATTGTCGCGAATGATCCCGAAGCTGAAGGAGTATACGACCTCATCCTGCACAGCTACGGACCCGACCGCTATGTTGGCTCATTTCACACCGAGATTTCCGACCAAATGACGGCAAGCGAGATTGACACCATGACACGCCGTCTGACCAATGAAATCTATGACCAGACGGACGGCCAGATTATCATGGCCGCAATCGGCATCTACGCGCGCAACACGCAGGACAACGCTGTCATCGAAATGCGCACGGAAGTCACCAAAATTGCCATGCAGCATGACGGCGTCATTCAGGTCCACGGATTCACGGCCAACATGGACGAAAAATACATGGCGTTCGATATGGTCGTTGTCTTTGGCATTGACTCCGAAGCACTTATGCACCATATCATGAGCGACATTAGCGAGAAGTACCCGGATTTCTCGCTCAACATTAAAATCGACCGCGATACCAGCGATCTTGCTTCCATGTCCTGCGAGTTGGATGCCGATCCATACCGGAAGTAA
- a CDS encoding MarR family transcriptional regulator, whose amino-acid sequence MNDTSPQDAPESSMSLEDMLLLDNQLCFPLYATAKEVVRRYTPFLAPFDLTYTQYITMMVLWETKTVGVSELGERLMLDSGTLTPLLRKLEDKKYLVREKSKVDGRRLVVSLTQEGVSLKHKMTVVPQEMGSCVHLSPAEISELKRLLKKVTDNILKSADSRE is encoded by the coding sequence GTGAATGACACATCCCCGCAAGACGCGCCCGAAAGCAGTATGTCCCTCGAGGACATGCTGCTTCTCGACAATCAACTGTGCTTTCCGCTCTACGCGACAGCTAAAGAGGTGGTGAGGCGCTACACACCATTTCTGGCGCCGTTTGACCTCACCTACACGCAATACATCACTATGATGGTTTTGTGGGAGACAAAAACCGTCGGCGTTAGCGAGCTTGGCGAGCGCCTCATGCTTGACTCGGGAACCTTAACTCCCCTGCTTCGTAAGCTTGAAGACAAGAAGTATCTGGTTCGCGAGAAGAGCAAAGTAGACGGTCGTCGGCTGGTTGTCTCACTTACGCAAGAGGGAGTCTCCCTCAAGCACAAAATGACTGTCGTTCCGCAAGAAATGGGGAGCTGCGTGCACTTATCGCCAGCAGAAATCTCCGAGTTGAAAAGGCTGCTCAAAAAGGTAACGGACAATATTCTCAAGAGCGCGGACAGCCGCGAGTAA
- a CDS encoding DUF1490 family protein — MKKRTGFCIGAAGAALAGVVAGFASNGTLHKAAVKATACGLRVSDCVAAETQNVVDEANDVVAEARREAKIQAAVDARLAQLEEGIREEVIKQIDTEGAQA, encoded by the coding sequence ATGAAGAAGAGAACTGGCTTTTGTATTGGCGCTGCTGGTGCGGCTCTTGCTGGCGTTGTCGCAGGTTTCGCGTCAAACGGAACGCTTCATAAGGCAGCGGTGAAGGCGACCGCCTGCGGCCTGCGTGTTTCTGATTGTGTCGCTGCGGAAACGCAAAATGTTGTCGATGAGGCTAACGACGTCGTTGCCGAAGCTCGTCGTGAGGCTAAGATTCAGGCAGCGGTTGACGCCCGCCTGGCTCAGCTGGAAGAAGGTATTCGCGAAGAGGTCATCAAGCAGATTGATACCGAAGGCGCTCAGGCATAA
- a CDS encoding DUF3793 family protein produces the protein MDVTPLSDSSDMHAPSHCEKLFSSDFCQEFIGAFVRSAAGVIAGVKPAAVYSFKITSRCSSCVLRACPVAQYRSMMCDFAYEVELFGIKILPISPVSTRVHFLVYRADQVERIISDVQTQEFLRERGFMPSSWQRVIRDFRARLTRYHCGLSQKYPHEIGVILGYPLEDVKGFISGGRETCRGPWRAYGNVEAARVRFKRLATAEQAFRTRFSQGESLFALLQSAGDTNVSAA, from the coding sequence GTGGACGTTACGCCTCTGTCAGATAGTTCTGATATGCACGCGCCATCGCATTGCGAGAAGCTCTTCTCGTCAGATTTTTGCCAAGAGTTCATAGGCGCTTTCGTGCGTTCCGCTGCCGGTGTTATTGCCGGAGTAAAACCTGCTGCCGTGTATTCATTTAAAATCACTTCCCGGTGTTCGTCATGTGTTTTGCGAGCATGCCCTGTGGCGCAGTATCGGTCGATGATGTGCGATTTTGCTTATGAAGTGGAGCTTTTTGGTATAAAAATTTTACCGATCAGTCCCGTGAGTACGAGGGTTCATTTTCTCGTATACCGAGCCGATCAGGTAGAGCGCATCATTTCAGATGTTCAGACGCAAGAGTTTTTGCGTGAGCGCGGTTTCATGCCGTCTTCCTGGCAGCGCGTCATAAGGGACTTCCGCGCGAGACTGACACGATATCACTGCGGCTTGTCACAGAAGTATCCGCATGAAATTGGGGTTATTCTCGGATATCCCCTTGAAGACGTTAAAGGTTTTATATCAGGAGGGCGCGAGACTTGCCGCGGTCCGTGGCGAGCTTACGGAAACGTGGAGGCTGCTCGCGTGCGCTTCAAAAGGCTTGCCACTGCTGAACAGGCTTTTCGCACAAGATTTTCTCAAGGAGAGTCACTTTTCGCATTACTTCAGTCTGCAGGCGATACCAATGTATCTGCTGCATAA